The Muribaculum intestinale genome includes the window AGATGCTGCAACCCGTCGTATTGCCGGATGCTGTGCTATAGGGGCCGGAGCCGATGCAATAGTGCAGGAAGCGTCGATAGCGATGGCCGGGGACATGACAGCCGACACTCTGCGCACACGTGCGGTGTTTGCACATCCTACGCTCTCCGAACTGCTGTTGTCGGCGTTGCCCCTCTGAGAATAGTCCGGTTTACGGATTGAGATGAGTCAGCACGATGCGTATTTCGTTGAATGACACTTTGTTGCGTAGCCTTTCCCTGATTTCGGTAAGTGTCGGCACGCCATCGAAATTTTCAACGGCTTTGGTTATGCTGTCGATGGTGCTGTCGTCAAGCAGGTCGTGGATATCAAGTTTTCCTTCCTGCATAGCCTTGGTAAGGTGAGTCCATATTGTAGACTCCGCCAGGCCGCGGCGTTCGGCTATTGCAGTCGGGGTGAGTCCGTCGCCGAACATACGGAAACTTTCTATCCACGACGCTTCCTTAGGCTCTTTTGGGGGCTTCTCTTTCTTCACTTTCACCACCTTGGGCATCTTCTCAACCGGTTCTGCCGGCTGATTGACAGTAGGGTACGATGTCGATGAGTCTGACGTTTTGGTGCTCTTTGCCGTGGGCTTACGGCGTGTGATTTTCTTCGACTTGTCGCGTGTGGCCTCGGCAATGGCTCTCTGCTTATTGTTGAGATAGCCCGGTATTGTGAATCCCTCGCGGGCGATTGCGTCGAGCAGGAGCAACCGCGCTTTGGTGGTCTGAAAGAGGTCGGTCACGAGTTCTTTGAATCGCGATGCCGTAGTCTTGTTGCTGATTGACACATCGGTGATGCGTTCAAACATAGGTTCGAACAGTTTGAGCAGAGTGTCGTGGAAATATGTCGCGCTGCGTTTTACCCTATCGAGAGTCGCGTCGGAGTGTAGGTCGGCGTCGCTCATGCGCCGCAGTACCGGGAGCCATTTGTCGGCGACTTCAAGCACTTGTGTGCGCAGGTCGGTGACCAGTTCGCGGTGTATTGTCACGATTTGTGGATACGTGCGCCGGCAATGCTCTCCGACAAACCGTGCAAGGCGCTCCTCACATTGCCATATGGCGCCGAGCGAGAACAGTTCGGTCACAAGCATGCGGAAGTATGCTTCCTTTATCATCGGCAGCCGCTCGATGCTTCGCGCCGCTTCGTCCTGCTGCCGGCTGACATACTCCGACACTCTGGTGTCGGTCATTATGGCTTCCGGTGTGATAGGGGTAGCGAGTACCATCCCTTCAAGCGATTTGCACCGGCTTAGAGCTACATACACCTGTCCCGGAGCAAACGACGACCCTGCGTCGATTATCGCATGCTCGAATGTAAGCCCCTGGCTCTTATGTATGGTGATTGACCATGCAAGTCGTATGGGGAACTGTGTGAACGTGCCTTGTATATCTTCGGTAAGCTCACCGGTGGTATCGTCTACACGATAGCGTGTGTTCTGCCATTCGGCAGTGGAGACCTCGATGGCTTCATCGCCGCAAGCTACCGTTATCTTGTCTTTCTGCAGATTTACGATATGTCCTATCTTACCGTTGTAATACAGGCGTGCGGGTGACGGGTCATTACGTACAAACATCACCTGGGCACCGGCCTTCAGCGTGAGTTCTGATGCTGTCGGAAATGATGTCTCGGGGAATGTGCCTTTTACCTCGGCATGGTATGTCACCGACGGTGAGGCAATGCGCGAGAGACAATCATTGTTATAGCGGTCGGCAAAGGAATTGTGTGTTGTGAGGCGTATATATCCAGAACCCTGTGGCGCGATGAATTCCGGGATGTATCGCGAGTTGAGAATACCGATGTCTTCACGTCCGAGATTTCCGGTACGTATGTGATTGAGCAGATTGATAAATGTGAGGTTCTGCTGTCGGTATACTTTTGTGAGCTCGATGGTGACGTAATCAATCTGTTGCAGTGCACGGCTGCTGAAAAAGTAGGGGGTGGGGTAATGCGGAGCCAGCAACTCCTCGTCCTGCGGAGTCATGATTGGAGAAAGTTGCTGGAGGTCGCCTATCATCATAAGCTGTACGCCGCCAAACGGGCGACTGTCGCGGCGGTATTTGCGCAGAGCGTTGTCGATGGCGTCGAGCAGGTCGCTACGCACCATTGATATCTCATCGATGACCAGCAGGTCGAGCATGCGGATTATGCGCAGCTTGTCGCGGGAGAAACTGAACTTGTCGCGTATCTCTATTCCGGGAATATATGGAGAAAGCGGGAGTTGGAAAAACGAGTGTATTGTAACGCCGCCTGCATTGATGGCCGCCGCACCTGTAGGCGCGACAACTACAATTGATTTGGAACTATGCTGTTGCAGATTGCGCAGGAATGTGGTTTTGCCCGTTCCAGCCTTACCTGTAAGAAAAATGCTTGTGTGGGTATGCTCGGCAAATTCCCATGCCCGTTGCAGTTCCTCGTTCTGTTCCATACTGCAAAGTTACATATTATGGTGCAATTACAGTGATATTTGCCGCTGCCAATTGATTCAGGTACACAAAATTTATCCAACACTATCGTACTGAATCGACTATAAATGAATATCTTTGTGATATGGATATTATAAAGAGAAAAATAAGAAGAGCCATCGTGTCGATTACAATGTTGCCGTGTTTCGTCGTATGTGCCGGTGCTGAGTCTCGCGATACGGTCCGCGTGGCCGATTTCGGTGCGGTGGCCGATTCGTATGTAAACGCGGTGGAGGCTATCCAAAGAGCGATTGATGCATGCAGGGAGAAGCCCGGGGCAGTCCTGTCGTTTGCTCCCGGACGTTACGATATATGGCCTGAGGGAGCTGTGCGTAAAGAGATATACATCTCCAATACCTCGTCGGAGGTAGAATGCCCGTCGAAGATTAAGACCATAGGACTACATATGTATGGCCTGGATGGAATCACTGTAGAGGGGAATGGCGCTACTTTGATGATGCATGGCTCTATTACCCCTATTGCAGTGGATTCATGTGTGGATGTCACATTGTCGGATTTCGCAGTGGATTTTGAAAGGCCGGGTGGTTCCGAACTGACCTACACCCGTGTGGCACCCGGAAAAATCATTGTAGGCACTCACCGCGACACGAGGTATGATATAAGAGGCCGACGTCTGCGGCTGATTGGCGAAGGGTGGTGTACGGAGATACCCCACTGTATTAAGTATACACCTTCGGACCGTCATTTTCAGTATTCGCATGACTGGGGCGTGCTGTCGGGGTGTGATGTCGAGGAGCTATCGCCGGGTAGTCTTCAATTTGACGTTCCCGAGGATTTCCGTCCTGAGGAAGGCGCCACGCTCACCATACGTGATATAATCCGCCGGGAGGTGGGCATGCTGAATATACACAGCCGCAATACCCGACTGGAGAATCTTGATATACGATATATGCACGGGCTCGGTATCGTGAGCCAGTACAGTACTGATGTCACGCTCAGAAATGTAAACTGCATGCCCGATTCGGAGTCGGGACGAATACTCGCCTCTTCTGCCGATTTTGTCCACTTCTCGGGATGTCGCGGGCATATAGATATTGTCGACTGCAACTTTGCGGGAGCTCAGGATGACGTAATCAATGTGCACGGAACCAATCTGCAGGTGACGTCGGTAAACGGAGAGCATGGCCTTACCGCTCGCTTCATGCATCATCAGAGCTATGGTTTCAGAGCGTTTCATGTCGGTGATACCGTGGCATTTGTCAATCCGGCTACAATGAGGCGCGATGCCATTGCCGTAGTTTCAGGTGTGAGAATGGATAAGGAAAATCCTCGGGAAATCGGACTGACGTTTGATGCTCCGCTTCCGGCAGGATGCATATCGCCTGGTACGACCTGTGTCGAGAATCTTACATGGACACCTTCGCTCCATGTGAGCGGATGCACGATGACGAGAATCAGTACACGTGGCATTCTGGCTACCACTCCACGTCGGATTGTGATAGAGAACAATCGTTTCGAGAGGATTGCCGGTACTGCAATCCTTATCGAATCAGATGCCCGCGACTGGTATGAGTCGGGGCCCGTCTGTGACATGACTGTACGCAACAATTTGTTTGTCGATTGCGGGTACAATAATAGTATGAATGGCGCCACGATTGCCCTGAATTCATCGAATACAGAGGTCAGCTATGATAATATAGTGCATTCGGGGGTTGCGATTACGGACAACCGGATAGAAATATCAGGCGAGAGGCCCGTAGTATATGCCAAGTCGACAGGTAATCTGAAATTCTCGGGCAATACGGTGGCAGGCACAGACACCCCGCTATTCATACTGCGCGGTTGTGCTGATGTTGTGATTTCCGGCAACGTGATGGGTACTCCTCGTGTCGAAAATACTGATTGCCGTAATGTGAAAGTTTCAGGTAATATTCGTGACTGACTGTTGCAGCGACATATCCTATGGATAACAGACAGCGAAGTTATATAGCCATTGACCTGAAATCGTTTTATGCCTCGGTCGAGTGTGTCGACAGAGGGCTTGACCCGCTTGACACCAATCTCGTGGTAGCCGACTCTTCGCGCACGCAGAAGACAATATGTCTGGCGGTATCTCCGAGGATGAAAGAGTACGGGCTGAAGGGGCGTCCTCGTCTCTTTGAAGTCGTGCAGCGCATACGTGAAGTAAATATCGCGCGTAGCCGCAATGCTCCAGGTGGTAAATTTACCGGTAGATCATATTCGGCCATGGAGCTTGCGTCGCATCCGGAAATGGCTGTTGACTATGTGGTGGCAAAACCTCGTATGGCCGAGTATCTGCGCAAGAGCGCCCAGATATACAAGGTGTATCTGCGATACATCTCGCCGGAGGACATTCATGTCTATTCGATTGATGAGGTGTTTATCGATGTCACCTCGTATCTTCGCAGTTACGGTGTCACTCCCCACGAACTTGCTCTTAGGATTATACGCGACGTGCTGGCTACTACCGGCATCACTGCTACGGCGGGAATCGGCACGAATATGTACCTGTGTAAGGTGGCTATGGATATCGTGGCAAAAAAGATGGCTCCAGACAAGGATGGAGTTCGCATCGCCGAACTTGATGAGATGAGTTACCGGCATATGCTGTGGGACCATCGTCCGCTGACTGACTTCTGGCGTATAGGTCGCGGTATCTCGCGCCGTCTTGAACAATATGGAATAACAACGATGGGCGATGTGGCGAGATGCTCGATAGACAATGAGGAATTGCTCTATTCTATGTTCGGGGTGAATGCCGAGCTGCTGATTGACCATGCCTGGGGGTGGGAACCTGTGACGATGGATATGGTAAAGGCATATCGCCCGGAAAACCGCTCGATGGGAAGCGGCCAGGTATTGAGTTGTGCGTATACGGCAGATAAGGCTCGTGTAGTTGCGCTTGAGATGGCCGAGACTCTGTCGCTGGAACTTTTCCGCAAGGGATGCGTGACCGACAGGATTATGCTTGGGGTGGGCTATGATGCGTCATCGCTGACTGATCCGGATATTGCAATGCGGTACCACGGGCGAGTATCCTCTGATTTTTATGGACGCCCAGTGCCTTATCACACCCATGTTACAGCCAATCTGTCGGAGTATACGTCATCGACAAGCATGATTGTGCAGGCGGTGTCAGAGCTGTTTGACGGGTCGGTAAACCATGATTTGCTTGTGAGGCGCCTGACAGTCACCGCCATGCGTGTGGCTGATGAAAAGACAATGCATAGGTCCGGCTCAGATACGAGCCAGCTGGAATTGTTTGTGGACTATGACAAACTGCAGGCCGAGCGGAAAGAGAAGGAACAGAAGATGAAGCGTGAGCGCAGTCTGCAACAGGCGCTATTGAGAATCAAAGACACATATGGCAAAAACGCCATACTGCGTGGTCTCAATTATGCGGAGGGAGCAACTCAGCGTGAGCGTAATTTCCAGATAGGAGGACATAAGGCATGAGCAAGTATGATGATATAATAGATATGCCACGGCATGTGTCGGCAGTGCGCAGACCGATGTCTACGGAGGCTCGTGCCGCACAGTTCGCGCCATTTGCGGCGCTGACAGGACATGATGAGATACTCAGTGATACCGTGCGTGTCAACGAGAGGGAATATGAAAGTGAACCCGATGATTTTTCGGAATCCACCGGAGGATGCCGTATGTATCCATATGATGCATCCGTGGATGAATGATAGATGGAAATTTTGTATCTTTGCAGTAAAATAAAATATACCGGATATGAGAGAATGGACTACTATCAAGGAGTATGAGGATATACTCTTTCAGCAATATGGCGGAATAGCCAAGATAACAATCAACCGGCCTCAGGTGTATAATGCGTTTCGCCCTAAGACCAATGAGGAGATGCTCGACGCGATGGCCATATGCCGCGAACGCGCAGATATCGGAGTGATAGTGCTCACCGGTGCCGGCGACAAGGCATTCTGCTCAGGCGGCGACCAGAAGGTGAAAGGAATCGGTGGGTATATCGACGACAATGGAGTGCCGCGTCTCAATGTGCTTGACCTCCATAAGGCCATACGCAGCATCCCTAAGCCTGTTATCGCTATGGTCAACGGCTATGCCATAGGTGGTGGCCATGTGCTGCATGTGGTGTGCGACCTTACAATCGCCTCGGAAAATGCACGGTTCGGGCAGACCGGCCCGAAGGTGGGCAGTTTCGACGCCGGCTTCGGAGCAAGCTACCTGGCTCGTTGCGTAGGCCAGAAGAAGGCTCGCGAGATATGGTTTCTCTGTCGTCAATACACGGCGAAGGAGGCTGAGGAGATGGGTATGGTCAATAAGGTTGTGCCGTTCGAACGTCTCGAAGATGAAACAGTGGAGTGGTGTGAGACCATACTTAAGCGTAGTCCGATGGCTATACGTATGATTAAGCGTGCTCTTAATGCTGAACTTGACGGACAGCGCGGTATGATGGAATTTGCCGGCGACGCTACATTGCTTTATTATCTTATGGCCGAGGCTCAGGAGGGGAAGAATGCATTCCTTGAGAAACGCGACCCCGATTTCAGCAAGTTTCAGAAATTCCCAGGCTGACAGTGAAAGCTGAATACTGTCGTTACCGGCTCGTGTTTCATGAGCCGGCAATCACATCGCGCGATGTGATGACCGATAAGGAGACTTACTTTATCCGTATTTCCGACGAGCGACGTCCGGGGATATACGGAATCGGTGAATGTGCTCTTTTCCGTGGACTGAGTGCTGACGATACTCCCGATTATGAGGATATGCTGGCACAAGTCTGCGCGGATATCTCCCGGCAGGGTCTTACTGCATTCGTGCCGTCGGACAGCAGTTCCATACGGTTCGGTGCTGAGAGCGCGTTGGCCGACCTGCGCAACGGCGGCCGCAGACTTCTTTGGCCGGGGAGATGGACCCGCGGTGAAATCGCTATCCCTATCAACGGACTTATATGGATGGGAAGCCATGACCGCATGCTGGCGAGAATCGACGAGAAGATTGAAGCGGGATTCAGGTGTATAAAACTGAAAATAGGCGGCATACGATTTGATGAGGAGCTGAATTTGATAAATCATATAAGGGAGCGCTATGCGCCGGAGGAGCTGGAATTGCGTCTCGACGCCAATGGCTCTTTCACGCCTTCGGACGCGTTGTGTAATCTCCGGGCGCTTGCGCCTTATGGCATACACTCGATAGAGCAACCTATAAAGGCCGGACAGACTGAGGCCATGGCTGAGATATGTCGGAAGAGCCCTATTCCCGTAGCGCTTGACGAGGAACTTATCGGATGTCGTGATACCAAATCGAAGATTGCGCTTCTTGACAGCATAAAGCCTCAGTATATAATATTGAAACCGTCGCTCTGCGGTGGCTTTGCGGCATCAGAGGAGTGGGCGGCGCTGGCTTGCGAGCGTGGCATAGGATGGTGGGCTACGTCGGCTCTCGAGAGTGATATCGGTCTTAATGCAATAGCCCAATGGTGTGGCTCGATGAATACTAAGATACCTCAGGGGCTTGGCACCGGACGTCTTTATGTCAATAACATCGCATCTCCATTGCGCCAGATTGGTGACGGACTGCGGTATGACCCGGAGGGCGTTTGGGAGCTGCCTGAGATGGAATGGAAATAATGTTGTCGATTCCCAAAATAATTGATCCTGACGGTCTGGCCTCGGAGTTTATAAAGGAGTGGCTGTCGGACAGTCCTGTCGTTTATGCCAACACTTCAGGCTCGACTGGTGTGCCCAAGCGAATCATGTTGTCGAAGGCAGATATGATTGTGTCAGCTAAAGCCACGTGCCGTCATTTCGGTATAGTGGCATCATCGGTGCTTCATCTTCCGCTTTCTACCGATTATATTGCGGGTAAAATGATGGTGGTAAGGGCTTTTGTGAGTGGTGCGACGCTGATTGTGGAACGTCCGTCAAACCGACCTTTGGACTTTTTACCTACGGAAATCAGGCATGTCGATCTTACGGCTGTCGTGCCGTCGCAGGTAGGCGGATTGCTTTCAGGGAAGTATGTCGAGCGACTGCGTAATGTCATTGTCGGCGGGGGCGCTTTGGCAGCAGATATCGAGTGCAGACTTAGGGAATATCCGGTTGTGAGCTGGGCTACCTATGGCATGACGGAGACATGTAGCCATGTGGCTCTGAGAAATATCACTTCAGGACAGGATACTTATACCGCACTTCCTGGAATAATGTTTGAGACTGACTACAGGGGATGTCTGGCGATAAATGCACCAGGATATTCGTTTGGGCGGCTTGTTACCAATGATGTGGTAGAACTTGTGTCGGAATCGGAGTTCAGATGGCTTGGCAGATATGACAATGTTATAAATTCCGGAGGCATAAAACTCCATCCTGAGGAGATGGAAAAACGTCTCGAAGGGTGCGTATCGTCGCCATTCTATATAGTTGGACGTCCGAGCGAACGGTGGGGTGAAGAGGCCGTTATTGTGATGGAAAATGCTACGGATGCCGAATGTGTGGCGATAATGGAGTGTGCTCGCAAGAGTTTGGACCGGCGTTCCGTTCCTAAGACGGTAATAAACGTGCCGCGCTTTATTTATGCCTCAAATGGCAAAATAAAACGCGTGCTTCCTTGTTGAATTATGGGATTATCCGAATTTGCTTATCTTGCGGAGTGCGGATTCGTTCATGATTTTTATGCGGCGTCCATCGACTATCAGTATCTTTTCGTTGACGAAGCATGAAAGTGTGCGTATGGCATTGGAGGTTGTCATGTTGGATAGATTGGCAAGATCCTCGCGAGCCATGTAAATACGCAGTGTCGCGTCGTCGTCCTCATATCCGTAGCTCTCCCTTAGTGCGATGAGAGCTTCGGCCAGACGACCGCGTATGTGTTTCTGGGTGAGGTTTACGATTTTTGTGTCGGAGCCGCCGAGGTTGCGAGAAAGCTCCTTGATGAAGAACCATGCGAGCTTTACATTATTTTGTATGAGTTGCTGCACAAGCGACATGGGCAGACATCCCAACGTCGAAGGCTCAAACGCCGCCGCTGTCGAGACGTATGGTTCATCGGCAAAGTATGCACGATAGCCGAAGTATTGTACCGGACGAATCAGGCGTAATATCTGTTGACGGCCTCCGATACCGTCTTTATATAATTTTACTTTGCCTTTAAGAAGACACCAGAGGTATTCCGGCATCTCTTTTTCAGCATAGATTATCTGATTTTTTTTGAAAGTGTGGGTAGTGAAATTGTCAATGATGAGATGCTTGTCGTCGCTGCTTAACGTCGACCAGAGCTCTGACAAATCTTCGGAGATTACCCTTTCCAATGTACTTTT containing:
- a CDS encoding AMP-binding protein, yielding MEIMLSIPKIIDPDGLASEFIKEWLSDSPVVYANTSGSTGVPKRIMLSKADMIVSAKATCRHFGIVASSVLHLPLSTDYIAGKMMVVRAFVSGATLIVERPSNRPLDFLPTEIRHVDLTAVVPSQVGGLLSGKYVERLRNVIVGGGALAADIECRLREYPVVSWATYGMTETCSHVALRNITSGQDTYTALPGIMFETDYRGCLAINAPGYSFGRLVTNDVVELVSESEFRWLGRYDNVINSGGIKLHPEEMEKRLEGCVSSPFYIVGRPSERWGEEAVIVMENATDAECVAIMECARKSLDRRSVPKTVINVPRFIYASNGKIKRVLPC
- a CDS encoding right-handed parallel beta-helix repeat-containing protein, giving the protein MDIIKRKIRRAIVSITMLPCFVVCAGAESRDTVRVADFGAVADSYVNAVEAIQRAIDACREKPGAVLSFAPGRYDIWPEGAVRKEIYISNTSSEVECPSKIKTIGLHMYGLDGITVEGNGATLMMHGSITPIAVDSCVDVTLSDFAVDFERPGGSELTYTRVAPGKIIVGTHRDTRYDIRGRRLRLIGEGWCTEIPHCIKYTPSDRHFQYSHDWGVLSGCDVEELSPGSLQFDVPEDFRPEEGATLTIRDIIRREVGMLNIHSRNTRLENLDIRYMHGLGIVSQYSTDVTLRNVNCMPDSESGRILASSADFVHFSGCRGHIDIVDCNFAGAQDDVINVHGTNLQVTSVNGEHGLTARFMHHQSYGFRAFHVGDTVAFVNPATMRRDAIAVVSGVRMDKENPREIGLTFDAPLPAGCISPGTTCVENLTWTPSLHVSGCTMTRISTRGILATTPRRIVIENNRFERIAGTAILIESDARDWYESGPVCDMTVRNNLFVDCGYNNSMNGATIALNSSNTEVSYDNIVHSGVAITDNRIEISGERPVVYAKSTGNLKFSGNTVAGTDTPLFILRGCADVVISGNVMGTPRVENTDCRNVKVSGNIRD
- a CDS encoding DNA methylase produces the protein MDNRQRSYIAIDLKSFYASVECVDRGLDPLDTNLVVADSSRTQKTICLAVSPRMKEYGLKGRPRLFEVVQRIREVNIARSRNAPGGKFTGRSYSAMELASHPEMAVDYVVAKPRMAEYLRKSAQIYKVYLRYISPEDIHVYSIDEVFIDVTSYLRSYGVTPHELALRIIRDVLATTGITATAGIGTNMYLCKVAMDIVAKKMAPDKDGVRIAELDEMSYRHMLWDHRPLTDFWRIGRGISRRLEQYGITTMGDVARCSIDNEELLYSMFGVNAELLIDHAWGWEPVTMDMVKAYRPENRSMGSGQVLSCAYTADKARVVALEMAETLSLELFRKGCVTDRIMLGVGYDASSLTDPDIAMRYHGRVSSDFYGRPVPYHTHVTANLSEYTSSTSMIVQAVSELFDGSVNHDLLVRRLTVTAMRVADEKTMHRSGSDTSQLELFVDYDKLQAERKEKEQKMKRERSLQQALLRIKDTYGKNAILRGLNYAEGATQRERNFQIGGHKA
- a CDS encoding Crp/Fnr family transcriptional regulator, whose amino-acid sequence is MINKSTLERVISEDLSELWSTLSSDDKHLIIDNFTTHTFKKNQIIYAEKEMPEYLWCLLKGKVKLYKDGIGGRQQILRLIRPVQYFGYRAYFADEPYVSTAAAFEPSTLGCLPMSLVQQLIQNNVKLAWFFIKELSRNLGGSDTKIVNLTQKHIRGRLAEALIALRESYGYEDDDATLRIYMAREDLANLSNMTTSNAIRTLSCFVNEKILIVDGRRIKIMNESALRKISKFG
- a CDS encoding o-succinylbenzoate synthase, which codes for MKAEYCRYRLVFHEPAITSRDVMTDKETYFIRISDERRPGIYGIGECALFRGLSADDTPDYEDMLAQVCADISRQGLTAFVPSDSSSIRFGAESALADLRNGGRRLLWPGRWTRGEIAIPINGLIWMGSHDRMLARIDEKIEAGFRCIKLKIGGIRFDEELNLINHIRERYAPEELELRLDANGSFTPSDALCNLRALAPYGIHSIEQPIKAGQTEAMAEICRKSPIPVALDEELIGCRDTKSKIALLDSIKPQYIILKPSLCGGFAASEEWAALACERGIGWWATSALESDIGLNAIAQWCGSMNTKIPQGLGTGRLYVNNIASPLRQIGDGLRYDPEGVWELPEMEWK
- the menB gene encoding 1,4-dihydroxy-2-naphthoyl-CoA synthase, which translates into the protein MREWTTIKEYEDILFQQYGGIAKITINRPQVYNAFRPKTNEEMLDAMAICRERADIGVIVLTGAGDKAFCSGGDQKVKGIGGYIDDNGVPRLNVLDLHKAIRSIPKPVIAMVNGYAIGGGHVLHVVCDLTIASENARFGQTGPKVGSFDAGFGASYLARCVGQKKAREIWFLCRQYTAKEAEEMGMVNKVVPFERLEDETVEWCETILKRSPMAIRMIKRALNAELDGQRGMMEFAGDATLLYYLMAEAQEGKNAFLEKRDPDFSKFQKFPG
- a CDS encoding helix-turn-helix domain-containing protein, with amino-acid sequence MEQNEELQRAWEFAEHTHTSIFLTGKAGTGKTTFLRNLQQHSSKSIVVVAPTGAAAINAGGVTIHSFFQLPLSPYIPGIEIRDKFSFSRDKLRIIRMLDLLVIDEISMVRSDLLDAIDNALRKYRRDSRPFGGVQLMMIGDLQQLSPIMTPQDEELLAPHYPTPYFFSSRALQQIDYVTIELTKVYRQQNLTFINLLNHIRTGNLGREDIGILNSRYIPEFIAPQGSGYIRLTTHNSFADRYNNDCLSRIASPSVTYHAEVKGTFPETSFPTASELTLKAGAQVMFVRNDPSPARLYYNGKIGHIVNLQKDKITVACGDEAIEVSTAEWQNTRYRVDDTTGELTEDIQGTFTQFPIRLAWSITIHKSQGLTFEHAIIDAGSSFAPGQVYVALSRCKSLEGMVLATPITPEAIMTDTRVSEYVSRQQDEAARSIERLPMIKEAYFRMLVTELFSLGAIWQCEERLARFVGEHCRRTYPQIVTIHRELVTDLRTQVLEVADKWLPVLRRMSDADLHSDATLDRVKRSATYFHDTLLKLFEPMFERITDVSISNKTTASRFKELVTDLFQTTKARLLLLDAIAREGFTIPGYLNNKQRAIAEATRDKSKKITRRKPTAKSTKTSDSSTSYPTVNQPAEPVEKMPKVVKVKKEKPPKEPKEASWIESFRMFGDGLTPTAIAERRGLAESTIWTHLTKAMQEGKLDIHDLLDDSTIDSITKAVENFDGVPTLTEIRERLRNKVSFNEIRIVLTHLNP